The Paenibacillus sophorae genome has a segment encoding these proteins:
- a CDS encoding bifunctional 4-hydroxy-2-oxoglutarate aldolase/2-dehydro-3-deoxy-phosphogluconate aldolase, which yields MEKWKVIRTIEETGIIAIVRGTKPQEMMRIASALYNGGVKVIEVTCNTPGYLGMIEQLAGEMGEKMIIGAGTVLNAATAQSVIDAGATFALAPDLNPEVIKALHEKNRLIIPGVATPTEMVQAQRLGVELMKLFPAGALGARFLKEVRGPLADIRFIPVGGINLGNIGEFAEAGAVAFGIGGELVNKSLIDSGNYSELTNRAESFIETVRRHKHS from the coding sequence TATCGCCATCGTAAGAGGCACCAAGCCGCAGGAAATGATGCGAATCGCCTCCGCTCTCTATAATGGCGGAGTAAAGGTCATTGAGGTCACATGCAATACGCCGGGCTATCTCGGCATGATCGAGCAATTGGCCGGCGAAATGGGAGAGAAAATGATCATTGGGGCTGGAACGGTGCTGAATGCGGCGACGGCGCAGTCGGTCATCGATGCGGGAGCGACGTTCGCTCTTGCGCCCGATCTCAATCCCGAAGTCATTAAAGCGCTGCATGAGAAGAACCGACTGATTATTCCCGGCGTAGCCACTCCTACGGAGATGGTTCAGGCGCAGCGGCTTGGTGTCGAGCTGATGAAGCTGTTCCCTGCAGGCGCGCTGGGCGCCCGCTTCCTCAAGGAGGTGCGCGGACCGCTGGCCGATATCCGCTTTATTCCGGTAGGAGGCATCAATCTCGGGAACATTGGGGAGTTCGCGGAAGCAGGTGCGGTTGCATTCGGCATCGGCGGCGAATTGGTGAATAAGTCCTTGATCGATTCCGGCAATTACAGCGAATTGACCAACCGGGCCGAGAGTTTCATTGAAACGGTGCGCCGGCATAAGCATTCATAA
- the nudC gene encoding NAD(+) diphosphatase — MMKPRESIYKRYIPAVVAEPHFDGSSYWFIFSSGRLLVTESSGRIGIPFAQSAEQLRIAPMRTLYLGTFEDTPCFAVEVQADAADPEGMAFRPLRSLYDEVDEDLFHLAGKAIQMLAWDDTHQYCGRCGTQTVLSQAERSRKCPNCGLVSYPRLAPAVITAILKDKQILLAHARHFQNNMYGLIAGFVEPGETLEDCVQREIMEEVGIKVNNIRYFGSQQWPFPHSLMVGFLAEYESGEITVDGEEIVHADWFEPGNLPVIPSNVSIARKIIDWYVENYS; from the coding sequence ATGATGAAACCAAGAGAAAGCATCTACAAACGATATATTCCAGCCGTTGTCGCCGAACCTCATTTTGACGGGTCTTCGTACTGGTTCATTTTCAGCTCGGGCAGACTGCTTGTTACAGAGTCTTCCGGCAGAATCGGCATTCCGTTTGCGCAATCAGCAGAGCAGCTGCGTATCGCTCCGATGCGCACTTTGTACCTCGGGACATTTGAAGATACCCCGTGCTTCGCCGTAGAGGTCCAGGCGGATGCAGCCGATCCGGAAGGTATGGCCTTTCGCCCGCTTCGCTCACTGTATGATGAAGTGGATGAAGATCTGTTCCACCTGGCTGGCAAGGCTATCCAAATGCTCGCCTGGGATGATACGCATCAGTACTGCGGCCGGTGCGGGACACAGACGGTCTTATCGCAGGCCGAGAGATCCCGGAAGTGCCCGAACTGCGGACTGGTCAGCTATCCGCGCCTGGCGCCGGCGGTGATTACCGCCATTCTGAAGGACAAGCAGATCCTGCTCGCCCATGCCCGGCATTTTCAGAATAATATGTACGGGCTGATTGCCGGCTTTGTCGAGCCGGGCGAGACGCTGGAGGACTGCGTGCAGCGGGAGATTATGGAGGAGGTCGGGATTAAGGTTAACAATATCCGCTATTTCGGCAGCCAGCAGTGGCCGTTCCCCCATTCCTTGATGGTTGGTTTTCTGGCCGAGTATGAGAGCGGCGAAATAACGGTGGACGGGGAGGAAATTGTCCATGCCGATTGGTTCGAACCCGGCAATCTGCCCGTCATTCCGTCAAATGTCAGCATCGCCCGTAAAATCATCGACTGGTATGTGGAGAACTATTCCTGA
- a CDS encoding cupin domain-containing protein has protein sequence MNSPLSSPTLTLTADSNMYINYQADAHNYLTQVFGAQLPANPTGLFNVHMTRGFIVQPHWHTNATELVFVISGEIMTSVFNPCTQQLMTYRLTPGQVSVLPKGWFHWIVVLSEQTHFLTIFDVPTPDVVYGSDFLKAIPPEVLNRAYCVGEEDYKKAVAPLQESVILGPPPGCVCGNVPPSVQAIQKHPHYGGHQAASSPPCPSPGQVYLHGYAGQLGNRYPYSY, from the coding sequence ATGAACTCTCCGCTCAGTTCTCCGACGCTGACGCTTACGGCGGATTCTAACATGTATATTAACTACCAGGCAGATGCGCACAATTACCTCACCCAAGTGTTCGGAGCTCAGCTCCCGGCTAATCCGACAGGGCTCTTCAATGTGCATATGACCAGAGGGTTTATTGTTCAGCCGCATTGGCATACGAACGCGACGGAGCTTGTCTTTGTCATCAGCGGGGAAATCATGACTTCCGTATTTAATCCTTGTACGCAGCAGCTCATGACCTACAGGCTGACTCCCGGTCAGGTTTCCGTACTTCCCAAAGGATGGTTCCACTGGATTGTCGTCTTATCGGAGCAGACGCACTTTTTAACCATTTTTGACGTCCCTACCCCTGATGTCGTCTATGGCTCCGATTTCCTGAAAGCCATCCCTCCGGAAGTGCTGAACCGGGCCTACTGCGTAGGCGAGGAGGATTACAAGAAAGCGGTCGCTCCGCTGCAAGAATCCGTCATTTTAGGGCCGCCTCCGGGCTGCGTCTGCGGGAACGTCCCGCCGTCGGTTCAAGCAATCCAGAAGCATCCGCATTACGGCGGCCACCAAGCTGCGTCTTCTCCCCCGTGTCCCTCCCCCGGTCAAGTATATCTGCACGGTTATGCCGGGCAGCTTGGCAACCGTTATCCTTATTCGTACTAA
- a CDS encoding histidine kinase N-terminal domain-containing protein, whose translation MLAYLPGKTVDLKIPVGAPVENFKGTVSYTAMETKKVQREERGAQNFGVPYISTAVPILEDDRVIGVIASLTSNNRHIKLQEGAQETVQ comes from the coding sequence GTGCTGGCCTATCTTCCCGGAAAAACCGTTGATCTAAAGATTCCGGTCGGAGCGCCTGTTGAAAATTTCAAAGGTACAGTATCCTATACTGCGATGGAGACTAAAAAAGTGCAGCGCGAAGAGCGGGGAGCGCAAAATTTCGGCGTGCCTTATATCTCAACGGCCGTGCCCATCCTGGAAGACGACCGGGTGATCGGAGTTATAGCATCCCTGACTTCCAACAACCGCCACATCAAGCTCCAGGAGGGGGCGCAGGAGACTGTCCAGTAA
- a CDS encoding DUF1835 domain-containing protein yields MLHITNGDSVADKLRQGAVQGEVVAWREIYSVGPVFRDMAERQNREMRAGYLERNLGIPREEYLKNEEQERILRDLQKYNEIVLWFEYDLFDQTMLCYLLHSLAVQALGDTKLSLLCIGDYPGVERFRGLGQLTVKQLQALSGTWRSISERELALGSKMWEAYTSPLPDQHIRFLEEDTSALPFVKKAFEAHLSRIPSVHNRLGVVEQATLETVSGSEYTPHALFGQVGEQLHILGMGDLEYWHYLRNMSEEPYPLLHIQGLEAFPDFSHAVPSFADCRITLTALGRKVLAGEEDYLSLKGKDEWYGGLHLEGQSDPWRWDTSCNRLIKR; encoded by the coding sequence ATGCTGCATATTACAAACGGAGATTCTGTTGCGGACAAGCTCAGGCAGGGCGCGGTTCAAGGCGAGGTTGTGGCATGGAGAGAAATCTATTCCGTTGGGCCTGTATTCCGCGATATGGCGGAGAGACAGAACAGGGAGATGCGGGCAGGGTATCTGGAACGGAATCTCGGGATTCCACGCGAGGAGTATTTGAAGAATGAGGAGCAGGAGCGAATTCTGCGTGATTTGCAAAAATATAACGAAATTGTCTTATGGTTCGAATACGACCTGTTCGACCAGACGATGCTGTGTTATCTGCTTCATTCCCTTGCTGTGCAGGCGCTTGGGGACACGAAATTGAGCTTGCTGTGCATTGGGGATTACCCGGGCGTTGAACGTTTTCGCGGGTTGGGGCAGCTTACGGTTAAGCAGCTACAGGCATTATCCGGTACCTGGCGGTCTATCTCAGAGCGGGAATTGGCGCTGGGAAGCAAAATGTGGGAGGCCTATACTTCACCCCTGCCAGATCAGCATATCCGGTTCCTTGAGGAAGATACCTCTGCGCTGCCGTTTGTGAAAAAGGCGTTTGAAGCCCATTTATCCCGTATCCCATCTGTTCATAACAGACTTGGGGTGGTGGAGCAAGCCACTTTGGAGACCGTTTCTGGCTCGGAATATACACCGCATGCTTTATTCGGACAGGTGGGAGAACAATTGCATATTTTGGGCATGGGCGATCTCGAATATTGGCACTATCTGAGGAACATGTCAGAGGAACCTTACCCGCTCCTGCATATACAAGGCTTGGAAGCCTTCCCCGACTTTAGTCATGCGGTACCCTCTTTTGCCGATTGCAGGATCACTCTAACCGCGCTGGGCCGGAAGGTCCTGGCTGGAGAAGAGGACTACCTCTCACTAAAAGGCAAAGACGAGTGGTATGGCGGGCTGCATTTGGAAGGGCAATCCGACCCGTGGCGGTGGGATACGTCCTGCAATCGCCTGATTAAGAGATGA
- a CDS encoding RNA-guided endonuclease TnpB family protein, translated as MKVVKTLKHPITSHHRMLDATLHVYQEALTFLITVIQEQFKALESLSTQAVVTAVERLIHRTKNNPNPLYAEFDHHFYKFPSYFRRSAIAEAFGIVKSHHSRFELWQAERQHAQQEGKRFSKKPPTLQAQHQAFPCLYKGNMFKRISDTTANIKVFHQGDWVWLPITFKGQDLFKRDVWSMKECSPTLVRKGKRYALHIAYEGDVKLTQAEFSKQRVCAVDLGLTNSAVCSVMDANGTVLARRFINQAKEKDRMRQITGKLKQAQRKSGLGAKPNFWRRMNGLQTHIVHDTAHQILAFAQKHSADVIVMEYLGKMRLPKGTWGAKRLRTKLQFWAKRRIQTKVTEMAHFLGMRVSMVNPANTSALAFDGSGWVQRNTKRDIAVFATGKTYHADLNASYNIGARYVLRSIHKAISEKMWLSLKAKDPSLAKRTYWTLASLIRVQQALRLQT; from the coding sequence ATGAAGGTGGTCAAAACACTCAAACATCCGATTACGTCTCACCACCGCATGTTGGATGCGACTCTCCATGTGTATCAAGAGGCGCTCACGTTCTTGATTACGGTCATTCAAGAGCAATTTAAAGCTTTAGAATCGTTATCCACCCAAGCGGTGGTGACAGCGGTAGAACGGCTGATTCACCGTACCAAGAACAATCCGAATCCGCTCTACGCCGAATTCGATCACCACTTTTATAAGTTTCCTTCGTACTTCCGCAGAAGTGCCATTGCCGAAGCGTTTGGCATTGTGAAAAGTCATCATTCCCGTTTTGAGCTTTGGCAAGCCGAGCGGCAACACGCCCAGCAAGAAGGGAAACGCTTTTCGAAGAAACCGCCGACACTCCAAGCTCAGCATCAGGCCTTCCCTTGCTTGTATAAAGGCAATATGTTCAAACGAATCTCCGATACGACAGCCAACATCAAGGTATTTCATCAAGGCGATTGGGTCTGGCTCCCCATTACCTTTAAGGGGCAAGACCTATTCAAACGTGACGTGTGGAGCATGAAAGAATGCAGCCCCACATTGGTCCGAAAAGGAAAACGCTATGCCCTTCATATCGCCTATGAAGGGGATGTGAAGTTGACTCAGGCGGAATTTTCCAAGCAGCGGGTATGTGCCGTTGATTTGGGGTTAACGAATTCCGCAGTCTGTTCCGTGATGGACGCTAACGGCACTGTCTTGGCGAGGAGATTTATCAACCAAGCCAAAGAAAAAGACCGGATGCGCCAAATCACAGGCAAACTGAAACAAGCCCAGCGAAAATCCGGTCTAGGTGCAAAACCGAATTTCTGGCGGCGGATGAACGGCTTACAGACGCATATCGTCCACGATACCGCGCATCAAATCCTCGCCTTTGCCCAAAAGCATAGCGCAGATGTTATTGTCATGGAGTATTTAGGCAAGATGCGTCTACCTAAAGGAACATGGGGAGCCAAGCGGCTTCGTACCAAACTCCAGTTTTGGGCCAAACGGCGCATCCAAACGAAAGTGACCGAAATGGCGCATTTTCTGGGGATGCGGGTTTCCATGGTCAACCCGGCGAATACAAGCGCGCTTGCTTTTGATGGCAGTGGATGGGTACAACGCAACACGAAGCGTGATATTGCTGTATTCGCAACAGGCAAAACGTATCACGCTGACCTTAATGCCTCGTATAACATCGGCGCACGATACGTGCTGCGCAGTATACACAAAGCCATATCTGAAAAGATGTGGTTGTCCTTGAAGGCCAAAGACCCTTCATTGGCAAAACGAACGTATTGGACGTTGGCTTCCCTCATTCGGGTGCAACAGGCGTTGAGACTTCAAACATGA
- a CDS encoding AbrB/MazE/SpoVT family DNA-binding domain-containing protein, whose product MANTTIRKWGNSLAVRIPQEVSELVKFADGVEVEMYVTENNEVVLRPSFPTADDQDALRRHFLSIRAKCKAGMTAHDETFAEPMGDEII is encoded by the coding sequence ATGGCAAATACAACTATACGCAAATGGGGTAATAGTCTAGCCGTCCGTATTCCTCAGGAAGTTTCTGAGCTCGTAAAATTTGCGGATGGAGTAGAGGTTGAAATGTATGTTACCGAGAACAATGAGGTCGTTCTTCGCCCTTCGTTTCCGACTGCCGATGATCAAGACGCTCTTCGTAGACATTTTCTGTCGATACGTGCGAAATGCAAAGCAGGGATGACTGCCCACGATGAGACTTTTGCAGAACCAATGGGAGATGAGATCATTTAA
- a CDS encoding type II toxin-antitoxin system PemK/MazF family toxin, producing the protein MSITGDVERGSVIWLNMHPTRWYEQNGWRAAIVLSDGLIDPENSTFAMIVPITTQIKNYPFEVPVPSGIATTNPRVPFTELSGVVLTDQAKSLDLNARNAVVIGKVDPASHFYRFVITNVRSILA; encoded by the coding sequence ATGTCGATTACAGGAGATGTGGAACGCGGAAGCGTCATATGGTTAAATATGCACCCGACGCGGTGGTACGAACAAAATGGCTGGCGCGCCGCAATCGTACTATCAGATGGACTCATCGACCCCGAAAACTCAACATTTGCCATGATTGTTCCAATCACGACTCAAATTAAGAATTATCCCTTTGAGGTACCGGTCCCTTCAGGGATCGCTACGACCAATCCCCGAGTCCCGTTTACGGAACTTAGCGGTGTGGTGCTGACAGATCAAGCCAAATCGCTTGACCTGAACGCAAGAAATGCCGTGGTTATTGGCAAAGTGGATCCCGCCTCCCATTTTTACCGATTTGTAATCACTAATGTACGTTCCATCCTCGCTTAA
- a CDS encoding SRPBCC domain-containing protein, translating to MPNGMITRVEGQELVLERVFDAPRELVFKAFSEAEHLKHWWGPRGWTLPVCTVDFRPGGVWHYCMKCVDEKQGDFYGMESWGKAVYQDIVEPEKIVYTDYFSDAEGNITEGMPASDITMEFIEQDGKTKVISRGRFESEEALKTVMDMGMEQGITETWDRLAEYLQSMK from the coding sequence ATGCCGAATGGAATGATCACCAGGGTAGAAGGTCAGGAACTGGTTCTGGAGCGTGTATTTGATGCGCCGCGTGAGCTCGTCTTTAAGGCGTTTTCGGAAGCTGAGCATTTGAAGCATTGGTGGGGACCCCGCGGCTGGACCCTGCCGGTCTGTACCGTCGATTTTCGTCCGGGCGGCGTTTGGCATTACTGCATGAAGTGCGTGGATGAGAAGCAGGGCGATTTCTACGGCATGGAATCCTGGGGCAAAGCGGTATATCAAGACATCGTGGAGCCGGAAAAAATTGTCTATACCGATTATTTCTCCGATGCGGAAGGCAATATTACGGAAGGAATGCCGGCTTCGGACATTACGATGGAATTTATCGAGCAGGACGGGAAGACGAAGGTCATTAGCCGGGGACGGTTTGAATCCGAGGAAGCGCTAAAGACGGTTATGGATATGGGCATGGAGCAGGGCATCACCGAAACATGGGACCGCCTTGCCGAGTACCTGCAGTCTATGAAATAG
- a CDS encoding ArsR/SmtB family transcription factor: MNIMTFSALAEPNRLGMVELLRSGPLTVGEIAEHLGLRQPQASKHLRVLLEAGLVEVEAVANRRNYRLRSEPFRALASWLEAYRNIWNERFDNLDIYLQKMQAEGNKPQAGESEPKET, from the coding sequence ATGAATATTATGACATTCAGCGCACTGGCCGAACCTAACCGATTAGGCATGGTCGAGCTGCTGCGCAGCGGTCCCTTGACTGTAGGCGAAATCGCCGAGCATCTGGGGCTGCGCCAGCCCCAAGCCTCAAAGCATCTGCGGGTTCTGCTTGAGGCCGGACTGGTTGAAGTCGAGGCAGTGGCCAATCGCCGGAACTACAGGCTCCGCAGCGAGCCGTTTCGGGCGCTGGCTTCCTGGCTGGAAGCTTATCGCAACATCTGGAATGAGCGATTCGACAATCTGGACATTTACCTGCAGAAGATGCAAGCCGAAGGGAACAAGCCGCAAGCCGGGGAAAGTGAACCAAAGGAAACCTAA
- a CDS encoding LLM class flavin-dependent oxidoreductase, with protein sequence MEIGISTFVETSPDVHTGEVMSHAQRLREVVEEIVLADQVGLDVYGVGEHHRKDYAASSPAVVLAAAAAQTKRIRLTSAVTVLSSDDPVRVFQDFATLDGISGGRAEIMAGRGSFIESFPLFGYDLDDYDELFDEKLELLLKIRETEQVTWEGGHRPAIQDLGVYPRPVQNPLPVWIGSGGNQESVIRAGLLGLPLVLAIIGGRPVQFAPLVELYKRAAAKAGHDVSRLPVASHSHGFIAEDTEAAADLFFPSTQAAMNVIGRERGWGHYDRSSFDAARSPEGALYVGDPETVANKIIHLRKNVGITRFFLHTPLGTMPHEDVMRAIELLGTEVAPRVREEISRWEAAGEPRE encoded by the coding sequence ATGGAGATAGGCATCAGCACATTTGTCGAGACATCGCCGGACGTGCATACCGGAGAAGTAATGAGTCACGCGCAGCGGCTGCGCGAGGTGGTAGAGGAGATTGTGCTGGCCGATCAGGTGGGGCTGGATGTGTATGGTGTGGGCGAGCATCACCGCAAGGACTATGCGGCGTCCTCCCCTGCGGTTGTGCTGGCCGCGGCGGCGGCGCAGACGAAGCGGATCCGGCTGACCAGCGCCGTTACGGTGCTGTCGTCCGATGATCCGGTGCGGGTGTTTCAGGATTTTGCCACGCTGGACGGCATCTCAGGCGGACGCGCAGAGATCATGGCGGGCCGGGGTTCTTTTATCGAATCCTTTCCGCTGTTTGGATATGATCTGGATGACTATGATGAGCTGTTCGATGAGAAGCTGGAACTGCTGCTCAAGATCCGGGAGACGGAACAAGTCACTTGGGAAGGCGGACACCGCCCGGCTATTCAGGATTTGGGCGTGTATCCGCGTCCGGTGCAGAACCCATTGCCGGTGTGGATTGGCAGCGGAGGAAATCAGGAATCCGTGATCCGCGCCGGGCTGCTCGGACTGCCGCTGGTGTTGGCGATCATTGGAGGCCGCCCGGTTCAGTTCGCGCCGCTTGTGGAGCTATATAAGAGAGCGGCGGCCAAGGCGGGTCATGACGTCTCGCGTCTGCCCGTTGCCTCGCACTCGCATGGATTTATTGCGGAGGATACCGAGGCTGCGGCGGACCTATTTTTCCCATCCACTCAGGCGGCGATGAATGTGATTGGGCGGGAGCGGGGCTGGGGGCATTATGACCGTTCCAGCTTCGATGCCGCGCGCAGCCCCGAAGGGGCGCTGTATGTCGGCGATCCGGAGACGGTGGCGAACAAGATCATCCATTTGCGAAAAAATGTAGGCATCACCCGCTTTTTCCTTCATACCCCGCTTGGTACGATGCCCCATGAGGATGTTATGCGGGCCATTGAGCTGCTGGGAACGGAGGTCGCGCCGCGGGTCCGGGAGGAAATCTCCCGGTGGGAAGCGGCGGGCGAGCCGAGGGAGTAG
- a CDS encoding nucleotide excision repair endonuclease → MISITIPAPDVTIKKQIAPELSNIYGFTDFHLITREEGGIYMFYNDKEELLFVGKARKLRPRIKKHFEDKVSPIKNNRDEVTKIEVCVVEDPVDREIYETYIINKFKAKYNVEKVYYK, encoded by the coding sequence GTGATCAGCATAACTATCCCGGCTCCGGATGTAACGATTAAAAAGCAGATTGCTCCCGAGCTGAGCAACATTTACGGGTTTACGGATTTCCACTTGATTACGCGGGAAGAAGGCGGCATTTACATGTTTTACAACGACAAGGAAGAGCTGCTGTTTGTCGGTAAAGCAAGAAAGCTGAGACCGCGGATAAAAAAGCATTTCGAGGATAAAGTCTCCCCGATCAAAAATAACCGCGACGAAGTAACCAAAATTGAGGTGTGTGTGGTAGAAGACCCTGTCGATCGGGAAATTTACGAAACTTACATCATCAATAAATTCAAGGCGAAATATAATGTGGAAAAGGTGTACTACAAGTAA
- a CDS encoding response regulator transcription factor has product MFKVLLVEDEEIIRKGLRYTFDWLAAGCIVIGEAENGEAGLEQIRALKPDIVIVDVNMPLINGIAMIEQSVQEAVCSYIILSGYDEFGLARQAIRLGVTEYLVKPLEQEQLLGALERAKQQVEMKKKYDALIQAASESEEEIYASLMKLPAGSSHYVSKMVEYVQEHYADKISINDLVDRLGISAAYLNRKFKSETTYTFNDFLNRYRIQRAMDKLKSGEGKIYTIASDVGFRDYKYFIAIFKKYANCTPGQYQEQFGVRETEI; this is encoded by the coding sequence ATGTTTAAAGTGCTGCTGGTGGAAGATGAAGAGATAATCCGTAAAGGCCTGCGCTATACCTTTGACTGGCTGGCGGCCGGGTGCATCGTCATCGGCGAAGCCGAGAACGGCGAGGCTGGGCTGGAGCAAATCCGGGCGCTTAAGCCCGATATTGTCATCGTTGATGTGAACATGCCCCTCATAAACGGGATTGCGATGATCGAGCAAAGCGTGCAGGAAGCAGTGTGCAGCTATATTATTTTATCGGGTTATGACGAGTTCGGGCTTGCCAGGCAGGCGATCCGCCTTGGAGTTACGGAATATTTGGTGAAGCCGCTTGAGCAGGAGCAGCTGCTCGGCGCACTGGAGCGGGCCAAGCAGCAGGTCGAGATGAAGAAGAAATATGATGCGCTGATCCAGGCGGCTTCGGAGAGCGAGGAGGAGATTTACGCTTCATTAATGAAGCTCCCGGCCGGGTCCTCCCATTATGTATCGAAGATGGTCGAATACGTCCAGGAGCACTATGCGGATAAAATCAGCATCAATGATCTCGTGGACCGGCTTGGAATCAGCGCAGCTTACCTGAACCGGAAATTCAAGAGCGAGACCACCTACACGTTCAATGATTTTCTGAACCGGTACCGGATTCAGCGGGCGATGGACAAGCTGAAGAGCGGCGAGGGAAAAATCTACACAATCGCTTCGGATGTGGGCTTCCGGGATTACAAATATTTTATCGCCATTTTCAAGAAGTACGCCAACTGCACGCCCGGCCAGTATCAGGAGCAGTTCGGGGTTCGTGAGACGGAGATATAG
- a CDS encoding sensor histidine kinase, whose product MAQKRNFKDSIRRMFLLHAFVPIFLLFILFLIFTVVNARFMLIHQTKEAGRTIRSSLGEVYRSYNEEVNRMAGLPQVIEYADTRRGSPRVYEEFYNFNNRQQVKSIMHILNKNGEILASSANLSPESSENALKAIVLRMSRTGQPLLAESNHIRFSHDRYTVYTFAKEIRKDGKIIGYLTYQLYEEDFQKLIFVQNNEIAIVTDQHQTIIATTNNIVRGLLNKLTLEKENGYIVINNGKYYGSETSIPQAQWRIYTLNAIQLMNYTYLSLVVFFTVASVLLLFLIQILARTVSSRHTRAIDKLIYAVRELQAGNMQSYVHIDSGDEFETLANQYNTMLARLNELLTRNEELSDLRRVAEVKHLQSQFHPHFIFNVLETLRYTIVVDNKLAQDIVLILSRLLRYSISTEGSTVILKDDLNYVADYLKLQQMRFKERLGYTMNVSEEAMGALVPRLMLQVVIENSIKYGYRQKERLHISVNGYVAGSDLTIEVKDDGGGMSEERLRQVRGIMLDPDNESPHIGLNNLHRRLVLMYGERYGIRIDSVPGEGTAASITIPFRKEDADV is encoded by the coding sequence ATGGCCCAAAAGCGAAACTTCAAGGACTCGATCCGCCGCATGTTTTTGCTGCATGCTTTTGTGCCTATATTTCTGCTGTTTATCCTTTTCCTGATCTTCACCGTCGTCAACGCCCGTTTTATGCTGATCCACCAGACGAAGGAAGCCGGCAGGACCATCCGTTCTTCGCTTGGAGAGGTATACCGGTCTTACAATGAAGAAGTGAACCGGATGGCAGGGCTACCCCAGGTGATTGAGTATGCCGATACCCGGCGCGGCAGTCCCCGTGTATACGAAGAGTTCTACAATTTCAACAACCGTCAGCAGGTCAAGAGCATCATGCATATTCTGAACAAGAATGGCGAGATCCTTGCTTCTTCCGCTAATCTCAGTCCCGAGTCCTCCGAAAATGCGCTGAAAGCCATCGTGCTCCGGATGTCCAGAACCGGGCAGCCTCTGCTGGCCGAAAGCAATCATATCCGCTTTTCCCATGACCGTTACACGGTGTATACCTTTGCGAAGGAGATCCGGAAAGACGGCAAGATCATAGGGTATCTGACTTACCAGTTGTATGAAGAGGATTTTCAGAAGCTTATTTTTGTGCAAAATAATGAAATAGCCATCGTGACGGATCAGCACCAGACCATTATTGCCACCACCAACAACATTGTAAGAGGGCTCCTGAATAAGTTAACGCTTGAGAAGGAAAACGGATATATTGTGATCAATAATGGAAAATATTACGGCAGCGAAACGTCCATTCCGCAGGCGCAGTGGCGAATCTATACGCTGAATGCCATCCAGCTCATGAACTATACTTATCTGTCGCTCGTTGTGTTCTTTACCGTTGCCAGTGTACTGCTGCTGTTTCTGATCCAGATCCTTGCAAGGACGGTTTCTTCACGCCATACCCGGGCGATCGACAAGCTGATCTATGCCGTCAGAGAGCTTCAGGCCGGGAACATGCAATCTTATGTTCATATTGACTCCGGCGATGAATTCGAGACGCTTGCTAATCAGTATAATACGATGCTCGCCCGTCTGAATGAACTCCTTACCCGAAATGAAGAGCTGTCCGACTTAAGGAGAGTTGCCGAGGTGAAGCATCTTCAGTCGCAGTTCCATCCTCATTTTATTTTTAATGTGCTGGAAACGCTGCGTTATACGATTGTGGTCGATAATAAGCTTGCGCAGGATATTGTACTTATTCTTTCGAGGCTTCTGCGCTACAGCATCAGTACGGAAGGAAGCACAGTGATCCTTAAGGATGATTTGAACTATGTCGCGGATTACTTAAAGCTTCAGCAAATGCGGTTCAAGGAGAGGCTGGGCTATACGATGAACGTCAGTGAAGAAGCGATGGGTGCGCTCGTTCCGAGGCTGATGCTGCAGGTAGTTATTGAGAATTCGATCAAATACGGCTATCGGCAGAAAGAACGGCTGCATATTTCCGTTAACGGGTACGTGGCCGGTTCGGATCTAACCATCGAGGTAAAAGATGACGGCGGAGGGATGAGCGAAGAGCGGCTGCGGCAGGTTCGCGGGATTATGCTGGACCCTGATAATGAGTCGCCGCATATCGGACTCAACAACCTGCATCGCCGCCTCGTTCTGATGTATGGGGAACGCTATGGCATCCGCATTGACAGCGTACCCGGAGAGGGGACCGCTGCTTCGATCACCATTCCTTTCAGGAAGGAGGACGCTGATGTTTAA